TTAGTCTTTTTCTGTATGACCTTTATAAGAGGATGAGGTTGGGATTGCTCACTTTATGTTTAGATTCCATTAAATGCTTCAAAGTGTCCCTAAGAGTACATTTCTAATAATAACTGGAGAGATAAaggtaaatgtaaacattagagtgagtaataataataataaattttatttgttggctgACTGCAGCAGTTTACATGTATATTTAAATCATGTGGTACAGATTTGCCTCaaatagatatatttttttttgttgttgttgttggttctcATGTACCAGCATCAAGCTGAAGAGGAAATGACAACAGACACAGCTACCTGTTCCTCCAACAATCAAGACAGTGGGTTTGGGCGCAGTACAGACAGTCCAGAACACCAACCCCTGCTAGCAAGACTTCACAGGAGGAGCCCTGCCCGCTGCCTGAGGGATCGATGGCGATCTGAGCATCCACAAACGAGGCGAGGAGTCGCTGTGCCACAGAAAACCCAGGGTATACGAACATTGCCCACGGGGCAAGACCATGAAGGTGTGGTGAGTATTTGCAATGGAGGTGGGATCCTTGGTTTAGAGAACCGCTTCCAGCAACTCCTCGAGCTCAAGTGTCAAATTCGTAATGGAGGCGAGTGCGGAGTGTACTCCATTCGACACAGCATAGAGTGTAGTCTCACTGAACAAGGCAGAGGGGAtggagaagaggaagatgatgcaggaggaggaggggtggaGCAAGAGTTGAGAATGCTAAACGAGGAGCTGCGTAGCATTGAGTTGGAATGCCAGAGCATTATGCAAGCCCATCAGCTACGCCAATCCCAACAGCTGGAGCGATCACAGCCCCTGCCCTGCTCACCAGGAAGAAGCCTCAAAGATGGACACAAGCAACACAGCAGGCTGGCAGACATTCATGAACACCCAGAGAGGTCAGACACTGATAAGACCCGGGAAAAGGACAGCTCCAGTGCCTACAACACAGCAGAGAGTGCTCGGTCAACACCACTAGGTAGGGAGAGATCTCCTGACCACTCTCTGCAGAGACATGTCAGCATCATCAACCAGAAAAACCTCAGACTGGCCTCTTCCACACCCTCCAGTCCAATCCCTATCCCCAAGCCTCAAGATACAACTCAACGCTGCAGACCAGCAGATCCAGGTCCACTTATCTCAAGCAGCCCAGACCAGAGCAATCCTTCCCGATCTGAGTCAGACCCAGCTCTCCCAGCAGATGATGAAAGGTGTGAGAAGAAGGGGAGGACCAGAAATTCGAAGAGAGGGTTCCCCTATGCTTCTTCCTTTCAGACAGCCACCTATCATGGCCATGGAGGATCCAAACAACTTCAGGTATGTatcatcaaacaaaaaaaaaaaagaagaggaagaaaactaACTAACtcaaaaaaaagtttatctgATGCAGATGTGAGTGTGAGTATAGCAACAGTGACCCAAAAATTGTTTTGTATTGCAGAGCTACATGCAGCTGCTACAACAGCACTCATCCCTGGAGTATTCTCAAAGCCAGCTGAGTCTCCTCAGTGTCTGTCGAGATCCTGTACATCATAACGGACGCTCTGGGGAACCCCGTCTAGAGTGGAAAGTCAAAGTTCGTGCCGATGGGACACGGTATGTTGCACGAAGGCCGGCTCGTGACCGTATACTGAGGGAGCGGGCACTAAGGATCAGAGAAGAGAGGAGTGGGGGGATGACAACAGACGACGATGCCATGAGTGAGATGAAGATGGGGCGCTACTGGAGCAAAGAAGAGAGGAAGCAGCACTTGGCAAGGGCCAGGGAgcaaagaaagaggagagagttCATGCAGAAGAGCCGCCTTGAGTGTCTAAAGGAGGGAACAACGAGTGGAGCTGAGGGCAGGAAAGAGATCAATATCTTAGAGCTCAGTCAcaaaaagatgatgaaaaaaaggaacaaaaagatTTTGGACAATTGGATGACAATCCAAGAACTGATGAGCCATGGGGCAAGAGTCCCGGAGGGCTCCAAAGTACATAATGCCTTCCTTTCTGTCACCACAGTTTAATGGACCCATTTAAATACGGTTTATTTAATACTCAGCTCTTTTATATTAGGTGGCCTACATGTCAGGATCCACCATTTGGTTTTAAAGTCTCAGTTTgtgagattaaattaaaaaaatgtcaatggTAAGGACTTTTGTAGCATTCGCGATGCAACTTTGTACTTACAGTTTAAGAATGTTCAGTGATCTGAATCACACCTCAGCTATTGAAACCATGAGGTTTTACTCTGGCTGTTTTGGTGATGAACGGGGAACTAGTAGCATGTTGGTTCAAACAGATTCATGAAGAACATAGAGGAACCAACACAGTAACTTTGTGTACACTTTGTATTGTGTCTCCATACTCTTCATTCATCAGTTTCATAGCAAATGAAGCGATTTCACTTGCCTCGTTCAATGTGGCAGTTTTTAATGAGGAAATTATAGTATTTTTCACAATTTGTAATCTGTAACTTTTtgtaaggatttttttttacactgaatgACAATGCACTGTAAACGCTatttgcagttgtttttttatatatatattttatcacCAAACCATTAATGTCAAGGTGAGATTATTTGATTGTACTGCAGCCCATGCTGAACACCAGTCCAGCAGGAGAGAAAAGACAAATCTGAAATTGCTGGAGGAAATCTTCCcatataaaaatgttgttttaattgtattttaatgtcaCTTGAGCCAGAGTTGTCTGGCAGCTGTATAGCACTCAGTTCAAAGCACCGAAAATATCAATATGCCATCgcaaatgttcattttattcataatCTGGCAGGGCTCTCTGAAACAGTTTTACCTCAGCTTGCAATCAAACTATCGAGATTTGAATACTTGGCTAATGGGATCAATTGCTTAACCTtctaactttaatttaaaaccatCAGTGATTCAGTGATTcatattaaaaatgttcatgggatttgtatttatatttatatggtTAACtgctgtttgtatttattgtaaattattttttatgttctgtcTCATCTACGTTAAGTGGCTTGACTTGAGAGGGCAACACTTTTGAAGAAGTTGTCAAGCCTATGTATTGTATTTGCAGCTTTTGACCTCAAAACTGCTGCTTTTAATGTAAAGTTAATTCAAGGGGCCTTGAGTTAAGTATTTGTTGATGGTGGTGTTtgtaataaaagaataataaagccACAGAAAGGTGTCCCATGTCAGTGGCCTCTTTTGTCATTACCTAAGTCATTACCAGAGTGTCGTTATGTCCACCTTATATTGCAATGCTGGCATACTGGCAATGTCAGAAGTTCTAAATTAAGTGCTGAACATGCCTGCTAAACATTTTACTTGAAGCTTGGCTGAGCATGTGAGCTGCAAGATAATTAGCGCTCATGCATTAAGTATGATTCCATTAGCATCTGGATCAAGCAGTGGACTCATCTGCTGTGGCGGTGACGTTGCGTTATTAAATAGAAAGAGCCCAAAAACAAATGTCTCCAACAAACCTAACttattttatatcattaaatgttttgatttagGAGTTTTTCTTACTAAAGTGAAGTGGTGTTGAggttaattaaatgtaaaggTAGAGATAGACTGGAGCATCCAAAACACAATATGGCTCAAAGTGTTATGTGGTTAAATCACCTCCTTATACtgagtaaaaattaaaaaaaaagacagtgtaTTACCAAAAGAAAGTATTGGTGTCCATAATCACTAGATGGATTTTCATTCACTAGCTAAGTTAATCTGAAAGACTTTTTTGAAAAGCTGGAAAAACGAAATGTGAATCAGAAATTTTCCTCGTCATACATCCAAATGAGTGAAGTGGTGGTCAAATAAACCTAAACGGCTAATGTGCATGGAAGATGTGAGATGTTTTTAGAGTGGTAACAACATTTTGGTGTTAGTAGATACTTTAAGATTGATGGTGCTCCTGATGTCAGGGGCACCAGCAATCCTGATGAGATCCCCAGcggttttaaagggttaaaagagTTGACCTATGTGTTGGCATAGATCCTTACACTTAACATTGTCTAAGAAATGGTTAAGCTTTGAAGTGGAGAAATACTGTGTAGTTCAGTTCACCGATATTTCAAATTATCTGGTGCTTTAGAAAATCTTCTCTTATGCCATGTATGAAAACATAGAAAAGTTTGGAATGTCTTTGTGTCTGGATGGGTAAAAGCAGTTGGGATTACAATAAGAGAGAGATAAGATAAGACTTTATTGATCCTTCAGTGGGGACATTTACATACCACAGCAGCAAGAAGGACATAGGATGggacacacacaaagaataagggagggacaaaaacaacaatagcaGCAATAGTTACTATATTATATAGAGATGTTAtattaagaaatttaaaattaaaaagttatttacatATAACTGAGTGGTGAGAGGCAATGGGGTGTGATGAGCTGGCAGGAACTGAATTGTACATTGGGGTTATATGGAGCTGTTATATACTCTAATGACTGTAGGATAGAATGACTTGCTGTAGCGCTCCTTCCTGCACTGGGGTGTAGTAACATTGTCTGAAAGAGCTGCTTAAAGCCACTACAGCAGGATGCATCGGTGGGTGGCGCTGTCCATGATAGATGttagcttggccaacatccgtCTGTCTGCCACCTCCTTGACGAAGTCCAGTGAGCAGCCCAGGAAAGATCCAGTTCTCGGTTTGTTAAGTCTCTTCCTGTCTATGTGCTACTCCCAGCACACAGTGGCATAGAAGGCTGCTCCAACAAATCCTGCTTTGTTTCTATGTGTTTTAAGTACACATTTGGGTGTTTTTATAGTGTTCTTTTTACATTGGTATAACATTGCACAACCAGCTGTTTGACATGGCCTAGATTGGAGTTCTTCGACACCTCAAGGTCCACTGTCCTGTAGATTTTAGGTGTTTCCCTGCTTGCACTTACCTGGCCcaaataaatggctcattaaACGACTTGTGCAGAACATGAGAACAAGGCGTTGAGGAGATCCACTTCATTTGAAATtaatgtgttgaagcagggaaacagctaaaaacctgcaggtgagtggccctcaaggactggagttAAATAACCTTGACCTAGATTATTCACAGGAACCCAATATAAGTCATGTTCATGACTAAGATTCCTATAACATCTTGGTAAATGAGTGAATGACGCACAGACACAAGCTTATGTTAAAATGAGCTCAATACAAGTGTTTTTGTCGCCTTTCTGCTTACCAACCACAGTTTTTATAACTGAAGTAAAGTGTTTTaacaaacctttaaaaaagtaattactgCAAACTCTGGCACGCTTTGTTTCAGCTCATTTTGATCCCAACAAAAGGTTTGCAAGACACTTTTCTATGGATATTTTCATAAAAGTCTTTGCTCActcttcatttaatttcacGATTTTATAGTGATCAAGGAGATTGTTGCCAAACACACTGTGGTCTACAGAGAGCTAAGTTGACCACCGCTTCATACTACGCCTGAGTAATGAGCTGGATGGGAGGTCATGTGAATACAATCAACTGACTGGTGTGAATAAATTAGAATGTATAAGTAAATTAGGTTGTGTGGTGTTGCCAGAAGGAGGCGGTATAGGCTACATTGCCAGTAATTGTTATTCATTAGAAAGAGTTATTTTAAATGGAAGCGAATGGGGGAAAATAAAGTGAGCCTTTCTTGAATCAAACattctttaaagaaaagcaaacaccCCTGAAAGTCTGAACGATGAGGCAGAAAGGCTGTGATGATCCAAGTCCTTTCTGATTTTAGATAGGGACAAGTTGCTTTTGTTGTTATGCTCTCACTGGCTGTAGGACTTTTTTGGGGTACAAAGACTGTGCTTTAATTTAAATGCAtccattttatgtaaaaatctgTATTAGGAAAATTGACTCAAGAGACCAACAAACCAGCCACCAAGGATTTATTGTCACATTGTGGGAGCCAGTCCAAACTCAACTTGTCCACTGGTGCATAATCGTGAAATGGCTATGAAGAATATAACCACTGATTAACAGCACAATTTTGAATCAGATTGgaacagctaaaaaaaactactgtgtCACTCTGCAGGCTTTACCACACAGAGCCTCCTGATCTCCATTGCCACGCTTGCATGAAATCAAAGCATCTTGATGTTTATGGCATAATGGCACACAGAGTAATTTAGCCAGTCGCTAGTTTACGGCATTTATGCATTCATACTGGAATGACTGACAGTGTGAGGGGGTTGGTATGGGCGTGGGGAATGTGCACATGTGGAGGGGGTGCATGTCCATTCAGCGATAGGAAGCATCAAAGCTTATCTATACTCTCATTTCAAAGCATTAAAAAGACACAGATGAAGCCCCTTCATCCCCTGTcagtttgctgtgtctgtccaCAGCCCACTGAACTGAGGAATTAATGAGACACTTCAGACTGGCATCCCCATCACCAGGTCTTTATGCATAATATTAAATCAGGTAAGCACTGCACCCACTTCTTTCAAAGCCTACCCATCTTCTTATATTATTTCTAACATGCTATATCTGTGTGACAGGAGGTGCCACaagaactgagaaaaaaatcCTTCCAATCGACTTAGAATTATAAATCATTAATCCCAATGTGCAAGGCAAAGATAATTGAATGTATTTGAATGTTGATCTGTTATACATCAGTGGTACTATGTCAGCCTAGGCAGGAAAATAACTAGGATTTCCATGCATATATGAAACATAATAACATTACCAAAATACATGGCTGATTGCTATCTCTATGAAGCTTAGGTTGCATACATGCTACAGTAATAAGCTTCCTCAAAGAAgcgtagtttttttttccataccCATGCAAAAAAATCCATTTCTCCAATTCTATTACTTTTTTTCAGCATGAGGGTTATAGATTAAATAATATACTAATGAATGCTGGAAAGTTGCATAAGGCACCAGctttgatttaaataataaaagagacTAAGAGTAAAACAAATAGCCATCACTAAAAACACTAACATAATATCTCAATGATATAATGGATActatacataaacatgtatgaaAAAggtaagcttttttttcttaggaGATGCAAGCCAGCAAACACTGGCACTGGCTGTTCCAATTTacaaagttttttctttgaaataactaaaaacacagCTCTGCAGAAGTGTCTCTGCATGTACTGGATGCAAAGAGCTGAGGAAAACATGAGACAAATATGAGCTGTAGGGGTTGATAAAGGTGGGGCAGAATCATAATAATTAGGTTTTTCAGGAGTAGTTAAAAAAACTGCAAGTGCACCCTTATGGGAAAAAGACCACACATTGATCTAGTGGAGGCTGAGGGGGAGAAACAGGAGAAAGTGCATGCTCAGAGTGAGCTCCATAAGGTCTTTTATGTGATAAAGATGCTAGAGaagcagagcagcagaggagCTACCATGTTAGTAGGAAAATAGATCCACTGGTGGTTGAGCAAAATACAGAATGTAATTATATCAGCAAACTCCTACATCACATTAAGGCCATACCTGCTGGCCTGGGCAACCTGCAATTTACCTACAGGGAGAACCGTTCTACGGAGGATGCACTTTACACACCCCTGACTCACCTGCAACATCCCGACACCTGTTAGGATGCTGTTTGTGGACAAcagctcagcctttaacacCATTCTCTGGGACATGCCGGCCCTGAAGCTCCACAACCTGGGTCTGTCAGCATCACTCTGCGCCTGGATCAGTGACTTCCTCACCAACAGGCCTCAGGTGGTGAAGCTAGGGAAGTCAACATCTTCACCACTGATTCTCAATGTTGCAGTGCTGCAGGATTGTATGCTCAGCTttctcctcttcaccctcttcaCACAGGGCTGCTCTGCCACCCCACCAGCATGGTTGTGAAGTTTGCAGACAATACTACCATGGTGGGTTTCATGACCAATAATGATGAGACACACTAGAGAGAAGAGGTTTAGATTCTCACAAAATGGTTTTTCAAGAACAATTTGATTCTTAAACATCAGCAAGAAAAGGGAGGTCATAGTAGTTTACAGTAAATCTGGGAAGACTGAGCATGCTCCTCTGGAAAGGCAGTGAAGCGAATGGACAGCATTAAGTTCCTGGgcatccacatttcctctgacctcttctggactgtgaacacttcacacctggtgaagaaggcccaACAACGGCTCTTCTTTTTCAGGAAGGTGAAGTGGACGGGgctctcttctcagctgctcgTGAACTTTTACAGAGCCGCCATTAagagcatcctgtgtctcagTTTGATGGTGTGATATTAGCAGTTGCACAACACATGCAGAACAAGAGGAagctcaggggattgtgggTCGCCGTGTACTagatctggactccatctacacTGCCCGAGTCCAGATGAGGGCCAGACGTATTGCAGCCAacaccacccacccacccaggcAATGCAGAAACccagaaacattaaaaccaccacataCAGACTCGGAGAAAGCCTCTTCCCCAGAACTGAGAAAACAATAGCCCCCCTGTAGTTCAACACTTACAACCCCCTACGGTACTCGCACACATACACCCATTCCtgcacagccacacacactgaagattcacaccttctctcacacacacacacaaacacacacacacatatactccCATCCTTGAACTAGGGTGCACTTTATCCACCCTGTAAATATTACTTTCTGCTTTGAATTTTTACTTTTGGTAAATATAGAGGCATTCTTATATCTTTAAtataatcatttttaattatttatgtctgcttgttatatttttattttcttatttatctgcACTAAGCCAAGCAAATTTCGTTATGCttgcacaatgacaataaagatcttaaaTCTTGAATCTGAAAAGTGTTTTATCAATCAAGTAtcaattagattttatttatataacacttttcATACTATTTCGTAACTTCTTTGAGTGATTAGAAAGTCGAGCATTGCAATCATTGATTCTGGTAGTAATAAAAGCTTGTCAAAGTGTCTCTGCATTGGCTCCAGAGAGAAACTGTCGTATTCTGATGATGTTCTGAAGATgataaaaaatagttttcagCAACATTTAGAAATGAACTAAGACCTGAGTCAAAAAATAACACCAAGATTCTTTACAGCTTTAGATGGGTGCAAAGTGAGTTTCTctctgagcttttttttctgttaaccatgttttgATATCAGATATACTATTTAAAAGGGAACCTTCTAAGAAATGATGTGATCTGCTTGGGTTAAAATTAGATTTAAGGAGCTATACCACCGTTTGAAGGAAGATCTTGTTGGTACACAGTATTCATTTTAACGCATatgcaaaatacaaaaaataaagcgATTCTAAGCAAAGAACTGTACCTTGACGTATAGTTGTTCaacccctcatttctttatatttttaattctaCTTTGTTAGTTTTTTGCAGTCTTTTTAAATGACCTTAAGCTAAAGTTGTCCCGATTTTGTGAAGTTCTTTCACAAATATCTCAATGAACTATTATAAATCTATTTTTCCACTAATTGTCAGTCCAGTTGGTTTTGTTAAACCACATAacactgacctatgaatcacacaagcataataataaaattCTTACTCAAGGATGAACCAGAGTTGTGTCTAGACATACAGCATAGCaaagaaacttttttaaattatatctaTGGGCACGTTGTTACAAGCAGCTTGTTGGAAAAATGCTCCCAAAATTTACTTCAATTTCTTTAGCAGCATCTATGAAAAATTCCAGTGATAACAGCTCTACAGACATCCATTTATCTACCATTCTATATCTGCTTAACCCTGTACAAGGTGATGGAttttaaaagacacaaaaaagtatttttgtacCAACAAGTTGATTCCTAGAGAGCTGTTAGTTGAAAACCTGGCATTTCTCTCCTGTCTGCTGTTTGTCCTCATAAAATTTGAGGAAACTGAACAAATTGAGAACAAAAGGTGAACAGTAtcctaagaaaaagaaaatccactAAAATCTGACACAGTTAGATCTAAAAGATGCAGCAGTGTGGaatcatcttgacagaaaacagaacaaaaggcagctaACATTCAAAATGGTTCTTCCAGAAGCGTGAAAAATAAATCACGGTGACTTCTTACAGAAATGAAAATTTATCTAAGAGgatacaaactgtgttgaacaCAGTGAATATTGACTTTCAAACTCATCAGAAATCTACAAACTCTGTTGACAATATTTAAATTACACGCGTTTCAATAAAATGCTGCATCTTATTTCCTTTCATTTGCAATATTTTCATAAATTAGAGGTGGTTCTTGACTTTCATAGAGATGGCACTGACTTTATCAGCCTCTACTTTGGCCCATGATGAAAGACTGACATTTAACTCTGTGTGCTTACTGGCATGATAGACCTTTGCAagttttttcaaaaataattgTGGTTACATTTTAGGGCactttataatgaaaaaaatgtagtttGCACTCTGATCACAAGCATATTTATGAATATATAATGATCTAAAACCAGCATtagatatacagtatatttaagTTGATCTCGCTTTCTCATCGTCTAAATCTGTCTCATTCAAGTTCCAGCAGCTAGAGTGGTACTACGGTGCAGCTCAGATGAAAAAGTCTGCTACCTCAGCTTTCCTTAATTTAACAGAAACTTTCTGGTTGATGCTCCATTGcaagaaaaaatataatctatATAAAAAGTTACACGTCTGTGAATTTATAGTTAATTTGTATAATGTCTTATTCCAAATCCAAATAGAGCTCACATGCGcataaaaaaacagactaaatattTAGGATGGTCTGTTTAagtaatgatgtaaaaaatctaaataactaaagttttaagtaaattatttttaatgtgttaagagcaaaagttgttttatttcttgctgGGAAAGAGAAGGCTGTTGTTGTTAggcattttcatgaaaaaaagtaaaaaaaattaaaagaattataattaaaataaagttcacttacaattttattttccaagaaaaaaaaatgggctAGTGTAAATACTGATTGGCTGGTAACTTTTGAATACCAGCCACATTGATGATCAATAAAGATGATTTAGAGTCCTGTTTATTCAGAAATCTCTTTTGAGATTAACTatattcaggattttttttttatatttatttcattgtgcAACCTTGTATAAAGA
The window above is part of the Melanotaenia boesemani isolate fMelBoe1 chromosome 23, fMelBoe1.pri, whole genome shotgun sequence genome. Proteins encoded here:
- the pdzrn4 gene encoding PDZ domain-containing RING finger protein 4 — encoded protein: MGCNLCTLQKREEHYKLLYEIAQVNGRDFSKVEHEEAVVEAIRRDPIVVQVLRRTPTRATNAVVHNPSGSPQDVCVVDVCTQTDITFEHIMALAKLRPTTPPVPDICPFLLSDSCHSIHTMEHEFYECPEYLSNNQADVERTEEYQYEEVELHRQNSQEKLGLTLCYRTDDEEDTGIYVSQVEPNSIAARDGRIKEGDRILQINGCEVQDREKAVALLSSEEARSIILLVTRLEIQLEEEAGWLDDEQQELVEELKILEERRKQREHNLDKDEHQAEEEMTTDTATCSSNNQDSGFGRSTDSPEHQPLLARLHRRSPARCLRDRWRSEHPQTRRGVAVPQKTQGIRTLPTGQDHEGVVSICNGGGILGLENRFQQLLELKCQIRNGGECGVYSIRHSIECSLTEQGRGDGEEEDDAGGGGVEQELRMLNEELRSIELECQSIMQAHQLRQSQQLERSQPLPCSPGRSLKDGHKQHSRLADIHEHPERSDTDKTREKDSSSAYNTAESARSTPLGRERSPDHSLQRHVSIINQKNLRLASSTPSSPIPIPKPQDTTQRCRPADPGPLISSSPDQSNPSRSESDPALPADDERCEKKGRTRNSKRGFPYASSFQTATYHGHGGSKQLQSYMQLLQQHSSLEYSQSQLSLLSVCRDPVHHNGRSGEPRLEWKVKVRADGTRYVARRPARDRILRERALRIREERSGGMTTDDDAMSEMKMGRYWSKEERKQHLARAREQRKRREFMQKSRLECLKEGTTSGAEGRKEINILELSHKKMMKKRNKKILDNWMTIQELMSHGARVPEGSKVHNAFLSVTTV